One window of Trifolium pratense cultivar HEN17-A07 linkage group LG5, ARS_RC_1.1, whole genome shotgun sequence genomic DNA carries:
- the LOC123883470 gene encoding cytochrome P450 78A3-like, with translation MTTHIDNLWIFALASKFTHENIVYSLLIMALLWLTMNFFYWSHPGGPAWGKYYYSNNNNKNQNKNNLNSSSQIFIPGPKGYPLIGNMNLMSSSLAHQRIASTAKTCKATRLMAFSLGDTRAIVTCNPDVAKEILHSSVFADRPIKESAYSLMFNRAIGFAPYGVYWRTLRKISTNHLFSPMQIKSSGPQRTEIAAQMIDLFRNRNCGFGVRDVLKKASLNNMMCSVFGQRFKIDEVNKKMMELSGLVEQGYDLLGSLNWGDHLPFLKDFDVQKIRFNCSELVPKVNRFVGSIISDHRADINQTNKDFVHVLLNLQEPDKLSDSDMVAVLWEMIFRGTDTVAVLIEWILARLVLHPDVQRKVQKELDEVASGDARAFTEEDVAATVYLPAVIKEVLRLHPPGPLLSWARLAITDTTIDGYHVPAGTTAMVNMWAIARDPNVWRDPLEFNPDRFVNEGAEFSVLGSDLRLAPFGSGRRSCPGKNLGLTTVTFWIAKLLQEFEWLPLEDGNGVDLSEVLRLSCEMANPLMVQVRPRR, from the exons ATGACAACCCACATTGATAATCTCTGGATTTTTGCTCTTGCTTCCAAATTCACACATGAAAACATTGTTTACTCACTTTTGATCATGGCTTTACTCTGGTTAACCATGAATTTCTTTTACTGGTCTCACCCTGGTGGTCCTGCTTGGGGAAAGTACTATtattccaacaacaacaacaaaaaccaaaacaaaaacaaccttAATTCTTCCTCTCAAATATTCATTCCTGGTCCAAAAGGGTACCCTTTAATTGGAAACATGAATCTCATGTCTTCTTCATTAGCACACCAAAGAATTGCTTCTACAGCTAAAACATGCAAAGCTACAAGACTCATGGCTTTTAGTCTTGGAGACACACGTGCCATAGTCACGTGCAATCCTGATGTAGCCAAAGAGATTCTTCATAGCTCTGTTTTCGCTGATCGTCCTATTAAAGAATCTGCTTACTCCCTTATGTTCAATAGAGCAATCGGTTTTGCTCCTTATGGTGTTTATTGGAGAACCCTTCGAAAAATTTCGACTAATCATCTTTTCTCACCCATGCAAATCAAATCATCTGGGCCGCAAAGAACTGAAATTGCAGCCCAGATGATTGACTTGTTTCGTAATCGAAACTGCGGTTTCGGTGTTCGCGATGTTTTGAAAAAAGCATCGCTGAACAACATGATGTGCTCTGTTTTTGGACAGAGATTTAAGATTGATGAAGTTAATAAGAAAATGATGGAACTAAGTGGATTAGTTGAACAAGGTTATGATTTATTGGGTAGTCTTAATTGGGGTGATCATCTACCTTTTTTGAAAGATTTTGATGTTCAGAAAATCCGGTTCAATTGTTCTGAATTAGTTCCTAAAGTGAACCGGTTTGTTGGTTCAATTATTTCCGACCATCGAGCCGACATAAACCAAACCAACAAGGATTTTGTTCATGTTTTGCTCAATCTTCAAGAACCTGATAAATTGTCTGACTCCGACATGGTTGCTGTCCTCTGG GAAATGATATTTAGAGGGACCGACACAGTGGCTGTTTTGATAGAATGGATACTAGCGAGGTTGGTGCTTCATCCAGACGTGCAGAGGAAGGTACAAAAGGAGCTTGATGAGGTGGCAAGCGGAGACGCACGTGCGTTTACGGAGGAGGATGTGGCGGCAACGGTTTATTTACCTGCAGTGATTAAGGAGGTTTTAAGGCTACATCCACCGGGTCCACTACTTTCGTGGGCCCGATTAGCTATCACTGATACGACAATTGATGGGTATCATGTGCCAGCAGGGACTACAGCCATGGTAAACATGTGGGCCATAGCTAGGGACCCGAATGTTTGGAGGGACCCACTTGAATTTAATCCCGATAGGTTTGTGAACGAAGGGGCGGAATTTTCAGTTCTCGGATCGGACCTAAGGTTGGCTCCATTTGGGTCGGGTAGAAGAAGTTGTCCGGGGAAGAATTTGGGTTTAACTACCGTAACTTTCTGGATTGCAAAGCTTTTGCAAGAGTTTGAATGGCTACCGTTGGAAGATGGGAACGGTGTTGATTTATCGGAGGTGCTAAGGCTTTCATGTGAAATGGCTAACCCTCTTATGGTTCAAGTGCGTCCGAGgcgttag